In Podospora pseudopauciseta strain CBS 411.78 chromosome 2 map unlocalized CBS411.78m_2, whole genome shotgun sequence, the genomic stretch TGTCAATTAGTAGCGCTTCCCGGAGAGTCACCTCGAAGCTGTATCAAGATCTGAAGACAGCCAGGCTTTACACTTTTGACAGATCACATAAGGAACTGGGCATCATGGATAGAGTCTTACAGGTACCTGTGGTTCATAGTAGAAGCTGGTGTTAATGCCGCTAACTCACTCGGTAGTTCGAATCTTTGGATCCGAATAGAAAACCACACATTGGGATTGTCGGTGCTGGTTTTGCAGGTCTTCGATGTGCAGATATCCTCATTCGATATGGCTTCCGAGTGACGATCCTTGAAGCCCGTAATCGCCTCGGCGGCAGGATACATCAAGAAAGGCTCCCCAGCGGCAATCTGATAGACATGGGCGCCAACTGGATCCATGGCACTGATGATAACCCGATCCTGGATCTGGCAAAGGAGACCAAAACACACACTGGGGTCTTTGACAGCGAATCGTATGTTTTTGACGAAGACGGCACACTTCTATCTGCACAGGAAGGAGATAAATTCTCAACGGTCATGTGGAATATCATTGAAGAGGCTTTTGAGTACTCTGAGAAGCACGGGACTCAAATAGACGCGGACAAGACGCTGTTAGACTTCTTCAAGGAGCAAATTCTCAAGCAAATACCCGATACACTAGAGGGATATGAACGACAGAGGAAATTTGTCCTGCAGATGGCCGATCTTTGGGGGGCTTTTGTTGGCAGTCCAGTTGAGACACAGAGTCTCAAGTTCTTCTGGTTAGAAGAGTGTATTGACGGTGGTAAGTCATCTTCAAGAGCTAACTCGTATCACGCCGACACTGACATTACAACAGAAAATTTGTTTTGCGCTGGGACCTACCGCAAAATCCTGGAGAGGGTGGCGAAGCCAGCTGTTGATGGCGCTGATATTCGATATGGAACGCGGGTATCGGAGATATACGGAAAATCTACATCACCCAATGGAACTCCCAGGGCGAGGACTGCCGATGGCCAGATACTCGAGTTTGACGAGCTGGTTGTCACCACACCGCTTGGATGGCTCAAACAGAACACTCACGccttccaccctcctcttccagatCGACTATCCAAAGCCATCCAGAATATTGGATACGGGTGCCTAGAGAAGGTCAGTGTCTATCACGACTTTGTCTGCACACATATGACTAACACCCCATGTGTCACAGGTGTACATCTCCTTCCCAACTGCCTTCTGGCTTACACCTGATGTAAATGGACGGAAAGTCCAAGGATTTTGCCAATGGCTTTCGCCAAACTATTCCAAAGACACTAATCCCGCCGGTTGGACCAACGAGATCGTCGAGCTCGCCTCCATGggcccttcttctcatccgACGTTGCTATTCTACACATACGGCGATGAATCACGACATATCACATCCACCTTGCGCTCTCTGCCCTCGCAGAAAGAGAAACTCGACTTTTTGTTCAACTTCTTCAAGCCATACTACTCACGGCTGCCGTCATACGACGAGAACAACCCCGATTGCCACCCTGTAGTTGCGGTAGCCACTGACTGGCTTGGTGATGATTTGGCGGGGAATGGTAGCTATGCCAACTTCCAGAAGGGGCTCAAGGAGGGCGACAAAGACATCGAGATCATGCGGCAGGGAATATCGGGTGAGGGGATCTGGCTGGCAGGGGAGCACACCGCGCCGTTTGTTGCTCTGGGGACTGTGACAGGGGCTTACTggagcggggagggggttgcaaaggaggtggcggggagttatgggaggaggatggcggagaAGCTTGGAAAGGAGgatgccatcaccaactGAAGTGTAGTTCATCATGATATTTGTGTCAAAACGGTGGCGGGGAGAGCGAGGTCCAGGCTAATAAGGTAACGGTTGGTTACATTCCTGAGCGTCCACAGATTTATTGTTTTGGATAAAGGTAGAGCAGTTACCTATTGTAGCTTAGCAACGGCAAGTCACAgcgttttgtttgttgtctGGAGctccctgctgctgttgcctgTGCCTTGTCTGCAGCGCGAGGGCTGCGCTGCTTGCGAAATGGTGAGGCGGGCAGAGTCAAATGACTGCTTTGGTGCAGACGGTTGCATCTCGAGGAGTCAGCCTGTTGCAAAAGATTCCCCCTAGCCGTGGTAGCATCCGCCACGTCGAATTTGTGTGAGCCTCCCACCTGGCCTCTCCCGACGGTTCAAAACATGCCGGTTTTCAATTTTCCAGCACCCAGCATAAGGCATCCAGCCTCCGTTCTCTCTTGGAGCTGGTTCCAGCTAGGTCCAGCTGGGAAGGCCGACCTAAGTGTCATCGGTCTGAGGTCCAGTGCTGGTGTCATGGCGGGGCGATCCTAGCGAACCCCTAAGGTTGGGAAAGTGGGGCGCCCAAGCTCACTCTGTGACTCTCTTCTAGTGGAGGCGTTTTGCTGTATTCGTATCCCTGCCACGCCCAGCACGCTACCGATAAGGCCGATCAACTGATTGGTGTGTGGTTACACCCAGAGCTTGTCACGGGTCGTCTCTTGCAAGCTGCTCACCATGTCAACTCACGGCTGTGTTTCTGGTTCCCAGTTGCACCTCTTGCCTGTGTCTGGAAACCTTGGAATCCCGGGGGCTTCTTTTTGGGTTGTCCCCTAAAAACCCTAAACAAAGTACACAGCACTGTCCAGAGAAAGTCTCGGAGGCTTTTTTGAAAATCTTGTTTCGCTGTGCCCTAACCTTCACCCTTACACCATCGCTGTCACTGATGATGCTCGCCCCAATATGACCTTGCCCCGCACATCCGCCTCGTCGTCCCCCAGACAGTTGGACGATTGCATATCCAAGTGCCTGTCAGCTCCTCGAACCATCATCCGATCCGATACCCAAACACTGAGATATCCAAACCAGCATACTTACCAGACGGTGACGGTAACGGCGACCCGGTGAAACCGCCCCGCGCACGCCGAACGACCGGCATCGCAGATAAGCGATAACGATCATCGCCCATCATGGCGTCTTTCTTTCCGTCGTTTCGCCAGTCGCGGATGCCCAAGCGGCTGCTTCGGTTCGCCCTGGCACGGCTAGACGTTCTGGACGAGACAGCGCTTGACTTAGAGAACCTTGATTTTGCCGTTGGAACAAACACGGTCCTGGAATTCCGAGATGTCGGGCTTGTACTCCAGGTACGCACCTGCCGCCTAGTTTTGATGCTGACCTTGATGATGCTTTCGTAACTTGTTGCAAGGGCTGTCTATCCTAACATGTCGTAATGTGAAATAGAAACTGGAGAAGCTCTTGGGGCTCCCTCCAACCTTTTCGATCCAGAAAGCCAAGATCCTCGTCTTGCGAGTTACGATTCCCATGAACATCTTCACAAGCCCGATCATAGCCGAGgtcgatggtgttgatgtccaGCTCAAGATTATGTCACAACAGGAGGTGGAACAGCAGCGGtcaaagaagaggaggagatggcgggTCACTGATGATGTCGTTCCGACTGCTGCCGACCTTGCGCAGTCGTTCCTGGAAACGCAGCCGGTATCAGAGAAGAAAGAGCTGGAACAGGCACTTGTTGCGGAATCGCAGGACCTCGGAGCTTCAGTAACCATGAGTGAACCTGAGAGCGATGACGAGTCGTCGTTCGGTACCGGCCAAGCTCTGTCACTGCCAGCTTTCATGACCGACTTCCTCCAGGGCATTGTCGACAGAATGCAAGTTCGGATACATGGTGTTTCATTCCAGGTTGATACCGAAGTGCCACTGAACGCGAACTCCCAGCCCCCTGAGTTGGTCACTTTTCGACTTTCGCTGGATAAGGTGGATGTGGAAGGTGTCACTACATCAGCAGATGATGCTGAGGGCGGTCCAGAGATTGTTCACAAGGAGGGCAAACGGCATATTCTTCTGGACAACATCCGAGCGTTCCTGATCACCGAGGCAAATGTGTTCTCGTCATTAGTACCATCCCCGACGATGCTATCTTCTCAAGGATCAGCCCAGTCTCCGGAAGCAACTGAGGCCCCGTCATTTCCAACTCCCGGCGCCAATCTGGCAGACAGCATAAGCTCTGCGTCGGTAACTTTGGATGATTTTGCGCAACTTCAGGCTCAGATGCACGATAGCGAGGCGGCGCTGAATATCCCCTACGAATTTGACCAACCTAATACGTTTATTGAATATGCAGAGTCGAATTCGCCTGGTTCCACACCCCGGGCATCTCTTTACCAAGATATGGCAGGCCTTGGTCTTCAGGAGCACGCCAAGTCTACGCTTGTAGAGCCGGGGGCTTCAAGCTGGTCTGCTCCGGAGAGAGAAGCACAGTCAGAGCCTTTTCTCCGGCCTCCAGAAGGCTTCCCACTTGGTTCGTCGGTCTCTCCCGCTGGCTCTGTGCACTCAGAGGCTGCTAGTAGCGAATCTAGTGGCGGAGCCGAAGACCTTACGCAATCCCATCTCTACAGCCACGAGGAAGCTGAGAGCATGTATATGAGTGCCTTCTCACATACAGGTTCGGTAAAGCTACGCGGAGCAATGCCTGGATCTTGGGATGAGCAAGATTCCGTGTCATCGGGGGGGAAATCCGACGCCGCTGGCCCATCATCTGCACAACCCCAGAATTCACCCCCACCAGAAACACAGGGTGGACGGTTCTACAACGAGACTGGACAACCGCCAGACCAGTCCTCTCTATCTCCCCAAGGCACATCGCCAATATCAACGCGAAGCCCCGTTGCCGAATTCTCAGAAGATCACAATCTAGGCCAAGAACCAGAGCGTCACCAAGATGACATCCCGACGCCTCGTGGACCTACCAGATTAGTGAAAGAAGTCGTTTCACTAAGCTCCATATCGGTCTATCTACCATCAAATCACAAGCACCTACACGTCACGACTCCTGACCTCGCAAGTACTACCCCAAATCTCCCAGGAGCATTTTCGGTCCACTCACCTGAACCACTGGGCCCGTCGTCACCCGTTTCCGAAACCCCGGCTGAACACCCGCCTCTTGACCCATCTATTGAGGTGATCCTGAAGCCGATAGAGGTGCGGTTTGATGCCTCGATTGGGTTTCTTTTAgccatggtggtgagctGCCTGCTGGAAGCAGTGCAAACATCCGAAACCACCAATACAGCTCCGTCCAGGTCAGACTCTAAGCCTGCGCTGGACCTCAAACTCGTAGTGGAAGGTCTATCACTCCAATTTTTGGAGAAACTTGCAGGTGTTGCCGACACGGCACAGAGACATTTCGAGAAGCGGTCACCGGACTTTGCGTCCGATGTCCTCCTGCAAGCAAATTTGAGGGGGATCAAAGCTTCGCTCTCAAGCTCTGGCTCCGACATGGAAGCCGATATGGCTATTGAAAAGCTCACATTTGGGTATGCCAATGACCAGATTATGTCGTTTGATCGATCCGTTCAAATGTATGAATCTATGGCTGCCAGCACTCTCTTGTCTGCGGGACAGGATATCTCAGTCAAGCTCACCAAGAGCTCTGGAAGGTCGAGCCTCAAAGTTAACACACTTCCTCTACATGTCAAACTCGATCTCCCAAAGTTGGATGAAACATTCAGCTGGTTTGGAGGCTTGAGCAGCTTCCTCAACATGGGCTCTTCGATCACCTCAAATCCTGCAAAGAGCACAACTGTTGCGCCGCAGAAGCCCAAGGGTGTTCGATTCGAAACCCCGAGTTCGGATGATCGACCCGTCAGTTCAGGTGACAAGGCTGAGATGCGCATCAATGGGATCCGGCTGGATGTTATCGGGAGAGACTGTAGCATGGCCCTTGACACCAGCGCTCTCAAGTTGATCAACAGGGGAGAAGGCGTCGGTGTGCACTTCAGCAAGATACAGCTGGCAGGGCCATATCTTCGCAATTCCCAAGTTGCAGCTCCCATCATTGCCAAAATTGTGGACACCCGGATCGAGTTTGTCATGGCCCCGCGGGAACAAGATCTTGAGAGGCTTGTTGAACTCATCACTCCGTCACAGAGCAAGTTTGACAAGGACGGGGATGAGATCATGGTTGACATGCTCATTCGCCAACGGCGAAAGGGGTCGGTTCTGAACTTGACCGTCGGCAAAGTCAATGTCAATGTGGGCAGACTTCAGCAGCTCAGCTGTCTACCCAGCTTGGCAGAGGATCTTGCCAAACTCGGGACTGTTGCCAAGTATCTGCCCGAAGATGACCGGCCCGGGTTGCTCTCTTTTATTCATGTCA encodes the following:
- the ATG2 gene encoding autophagy-related protein 2 (BUSCO:EOG092602MO; COG:U; EggNog:ENOG503NVTD) → MASFFPSFRQSRMPKRLLRFALARLDVLDETALDLENLDFAVGTNTVLEFRDVGLVLQKLEKLLGLPPTFSIQKAKILVLRVTIPMNIFTSPIIAEVDGVDVQLKIMSQQEVEQQRSKKRRRWRVTDDVVPTAADLAQSFLETQPVSEKKELEQALVAESQDLGASVTMSEPESDDESSFGTGQALSLPAFMTDFLQGIVDRMQVRIHGVSFQVDTEVPLNANSQPPELVTFRLSLDKVDVEGVTTSADDAEGGPEIVHKEGKRHILLDNIRAFLITEANVFSSLVPSPTMLSSQGSAQSPEATEAPSFPTPGANLADSISSASVTLDDFAQLQAQMHDSEAALNIPYEFDQPNTFIEYAESNSPGSTPRASLYQDMAGLGLQEHAKSTLVEPGASSWSAPEREAQSEPFLRPPEGFPLGSSVSPAGSVHSEAASSESSGGAEDLTQSHLYSHEEAESMYMSAFSHTGSVKLRGAMPGSWDEQDSVSSGGKSDAAGPSSAQPQNSPPPETQGGRFYNETGQPPDQSSLSPQGTSPISTRSPVAEFSEDHNLGQEPERHQDDIPTPRGPTRLVKEVVSLSSISVYLPSNHKHLHVTTPDLASTTPNLPGAFSVHSPEPLGPSSPVSETPAEHPPLDPSIEVILKPIEVRFDASIGFLLAMVVSCLLEAVQTSETTNTAPSRSDSKPALDLKLVVEGLSLQFLEKLAGVADTAQRHFEKRSPDFASDVLLQANLRGIKASLSSSGSDMEADMAIEKLTFGYANDQIMSFDRSVQMYESMAASTLLSAGQDISVKLTKSSGRSSLKVNTLPLHVKLDLPKLDETFSWFGGLSSFLNMGSSITSNPAKSTTVAPQKPKGVRFETPSSDDRPVSSGDKAEMRINGIRLDVIGRDCSMALDTSALKLINRGEGVGVHFSKIQLAGPYLRNSQVAAPIIAKIVDTRIEFVMAPREQDLERLVELITPSQSKFDKDGDEIMVDMLIRQRRKGSVLNLTVGKVNVNVGRLQQLSCLPSLAEDLAKLGTVAKYLPEDDRPGLLSFIHVKSFEGAVDIGGRFGAVQAAIADLEVAHITVPTLVAVAVTGITVTRNQVENLATTPPNPATASSPKPPVLRMRMVDDIEPVLKVRLNGLNVEYRVPTIMAILQLSEDATPQDYEASLAASVANLGDHAHTAIKGSPAGSASSGQEYSSKPIKVDVAFEDCLIGLNPLGPPSKLILALTTASLEVVPGKDESVHAVLEMDKASILLIDDVTVLDTPGAPFASKRRPKVIPTPQITELCSKGFVHISQISKAQAVVNTTKDKNGDSQLEVELRDKLLVMETCADSTHTLIALANALTPPTPPSKEVKYKTSIVPVEDLLASITHDAFGRAEGDYDFDNDFLPVAGEHSGEIDSEHDYYGGPNDSPLNMDSQFYDDEVIHEELFDATAQSLDLSKTRVEETNDGVLLSTASLSTDNSTDNSSGRLSVEEGFFEKKESAVKGTAHRWNSKKNKYDDGNDTKIQRSPLKVGVRDVHLIWHLYDGYDWVRTREVIAKAVKEVENKAYEKRAKAERKDDLDEEEIVGDFLFNSVYIGIPITRDPKELAAAINQELGDGNDTESVATTAFTTSTIRPAGKHHHARSKSLKLGRSKDHKITFELNGVNVDLVTFPPDSGETVSSIDVRVRDLVVFDHVATSTWKKFVTYDEDAGDREEGANMAHIGLLNTKPVPSMPASEIVLKVSILPLRLHVDQDALDFITRFFEFKDDSTPVHASPSDVPFIQRAEVNDVPVRLDFKPKRVDYAGLRSGHTTEFMNFLILEDSRLVLRHVILYGIAGFDKLGKQLNDIWTDNVKRTQLPGVLAGLAPVRSLVNAGSGFRELIEIPIKEYQKDGRIVRSIRKGATRFAKTTGTEVVKLGAKLAIGTQYALQGAESMLVNKPAGESSSSAAPIAIDDWDEGDEYEAEEETTNRQVSLYANQPLGILQGVRGAYSSLARDLAVARDAIIAVPAEVMESTNAQGAAKAVLKRAPTIIFRPAIGATKAIGQTLLGATNSLDPANRRRAEAKYKK
- a CDS encoding uncharacterized protein (EggNog:ENOG503NXDX; COG:Q), yielding MDAYSMSISSASRRVTSKLYQDLKTARLYTFDRSHKELGIMDRVLQFESLDPNRKPHIGIVGAGFAGLRCADILIRYGFRVTILEARNRLGGRIHQERLPSGNLIDMGANWIHGTDDNPILDLAKETKTHTGVFDSESYVFDEDGTLLSAQEGDKFSTVMWNIIEEAFEYSEKHGTQIDADKTLLDFFKEQILKQIPDTLEGYERQRKFVLQMADLWGAFVGSPVETQSLKFFWLEECIDGENLFCAGTYRKILERVAKPAVDGADIRYGTRVSEIYGKSTSPNGTPRARTADGQILEFDELVVTTPLGWLKQNTHAFHPPLPDRLSKAIQNIGYGCLEKVYISFPTAFWLTPDVNGRKVQGFCQWLSPNYSKDTNPAGWTNEIVELASMGPSSHPTLLFYTYGDESRHITSTLRSLPSQKEKLDFLFNFFKPYYSRLPSYDENNPDCHPVVAVATDWLGDDLAGNGSYANFQKGLKEGDKDIEIMRQGISGEGIWLAGEHTAPFVALGTVTGAYWSGEGVAKEVAGSYGRRMAEKLGKEDAITN